In Camelina sativa cultivar DH55 chromosome 16, Cs, whole genome shotgun sequence, a single window of DNA contains:
- the LOC104751467 gene encoding defensin-like protein 4 has protein sequence MAKFASIITLIFAALVLFAAFQAPSMVEAQKLCERPSGTWSGVCGNNNACKNQCINLEGARHGSCNYVFPYHRCICYFPC, from the exons ATGGCTAAGTTTGCTTCCATCATCACCCTTATCTTTGCTGCTCTTGTTCTCTTTGCTGCTTTCC AGGCACCGTCAATGGTGGAAGCACAGAAGTTGTGCGAGAGGCCAAGTGGAACATGGTCAGGAGTTTGTGGAAACAATAATGCTTGCAAGAATCAGTGCATTAATCTTGAAGGAGCACGTCATGGTTCTTGCAACTATGTCTTCCCATATCACAGATGTATTTGTTACTTCCCATGTTAA
- the LOC104751472 gene encoding defensin-like protein 16, translating to MAKFASIITLIFAALVFFAAFEAPSMVEAQKLCEKPSGTWSGVCGNNNACKNQCINLEGARHGSCNYKFPAHRCICYFPC from the exons ATGGCTAAGTTTGCTTCCATCATCACCCTTATCTTCGCTgctcttgttttctttgctgctTTTG AAGCACCATCAATGGTGGAAGCACAGAAGTTGTGCGAGAAGCCAAGTGGCACATGGTCAGGAGTTTGCGGAAACAATAATGCTTGCAAGAATCAGTGCATTAACCTTGAAGGAGCACGTCATGGTTCTTGCAACTACAAATTCCCAGCTCACAGATGTATCTGTTACTTCCCATGTTAA
- the LOC104751473 gene encoding defensin-like protein 1: MAKFASIITLIFAALFLFAAFETPSIVEAQRLCDRPSKTWSGVCGNNSACKNQCINLEGARHGSCNYANPTHKCICFFSC, encoded by the exons ATGGCTAAGTTTGCTTCCATCATCACCCTTATTTTTGCagctctttttctctttgctgCTTTTG AGACACCGTCAATAGTGGAAGCACAGAGGTTGTGCGATAGGCCTAGTAAGACATGGTCAGGGGTTTGTGGAAACAATAGTGCTTGCAAGAATCAGTGCATTAACCTTGAGGGAGCACGACATGGATCTTGCAACTATGCCAACCCAACTCACAAgtgtatttgtttcttctcatgTTAA
- the LOC109129706 gene encoding defensin-like protein 1 produces the protein MAKSASIITLIFAALVLFAAFEAPSMVEAQKLCERPSGTWSGVCGNNNACKNQCINLEGARHGSCNYVFPAHKCICYFPC, from the exons ATGGCTAAGTCTGCTTCCATCATCACCCTTATCTTCGCTGCTCTTGTTCTCTTTGCTGCTTTTG AAGCCCCGTCAATGGTGGAAGCACAGAAGTTGTGCGAGAGGCCGAGTGGGACATGGTCAGGAGTTTGCGGAAACAATAATGCTTGCAAGAATCAATGCATTAACCTTGAGGGAGCACGACATGGATCTTGCAACTATGTATTCCCAGCTCACAAGTGTATTTGTTACTTCCCATGTTAA
- the LOC104751474 gene encoding defensin-like protein 1, producing the protein MAKPATIVTLLFAALVFFAALETPTMVEAQKLCERPSGTWSGVCGNNNACKNQCINLEKARHGSCNYVFPAHKCICYFPC; encoded by the exons ATGGCTAAGCCTGCTACCATCGTCACCCTTCTTTTCGCTgctcttgttttctttgctgctCTCG AAACACCGACAATGGTAGAAGCACAAAAGTTGTGTGAGAGACCAAGTGGGACATGGTCCGGAGTCTGTGGAAACAATAACGCGTGCAAGAATCAATGCATTAACCTTGAGAAAGCACGACATGGATCTTGCAATTATGTTTTCCCAGCTCACAAATGTATTTGCTACTTCCCATGTTAA
- the LOC104751475 gene encoding rac-like GTP-binding protein ARAC5, translated as MSASRFIKCVTVGDGAVGKTCMLISYTSNTFPTDYVPTVFDNFSANVVVDGNTVNLGLWDTAGQEDYNRLRPLSYRGADVFILAFSLISKASYENVAKKWIPELRHYAPGVPIILVGTKLDLRDDKQFFIDHPGAVPITTNQGEELKKLIGSPIYIECSSKTQQNVKAVFDAAIKVVLQPPKQKKKKKNKNRCVFL; from the exons ATGAGTGCTTCGAGGTTTATAAAGTGTGTCACCGTCGGTGATGGTGCAGTCGGGAAAACATGTATGCTGATCTCTTACACAAGCAACACTTTCCCTACG GACTATGTTCCAACTGTTTTCGACAACTTCAGTGCTAATGTGGTTGTAGATGGGAACACAGTGAATCTTGGATTGTGGGATACAGCCG GTCAAGAAGACTATAACAGGTTAAGACCATTGAGTTACCGTGGTGCAGATGTCTTCATTCTTGCATTCTCGCTTATTAGCAAGGCTAGTTATGAGAACGTAGCCAAGAAG TGGATTCCTGAGCTCAGGCATTATGCCCCTGGTGTTCCTATTATCCTTGTTGGAACAAAACTCG ATCTTCGAGATGACAAGCAGTTCTTCATAGACCATCCTGGTGCAGTGCCAATTACTACAAACCAG GGAGAAGAACTAAAGAAACTGATAGGATCGCCAATCTACATTGAATGTAGTTCAAAGACGCAGCAG AATGTGAAAGCAGTCTTTGACGCAGCGATAAAAGTGGTGCTTCAGCCAccgaaacagaagaagaagaaaaagaacaagaaccgtTGCGTGTTCTTGTGA
- the LOC104751476 gene encoding vacuolar protein sorting-associated protein 35B isoform X1: MRALAGVEDEEKWLAEGIAGIQHNAFFMHRALDANNLREVLKYSALMLSELRTSKLSPQKYYDLYMRAFDQLRQLEIFFKDESRHGLPVVDLYELVQHAGNILPRMYLLCTVGSVYIKSKQAPSKDVLKDLVEMCRGVQHPIRGLFLRSYLAQVSRDKLPEIGSDYEGDANTVMDAVEFVLQNFTEMNKLWVRIQHQGPGTVREKQEKERNELRDLVGKNLHVLGQIEGVDLEMYKETVLPRVLEQVVNCKDKLAQYYLMECIIQVFPDEYHLQTLEALLAACTQLMPTVDTKIVLTQLMDRLSNYAASSPDVLHEFLQVEAFAKLSNAIGKVIDTQLEMPIVGAMTLFVSLLTFTLRVHPDRLDYVDQVLGACVVKLSSVPKLEDSRAMKQVVALLSAPLEKYSDIVTALTLSNYPRVMDHLDDGTNKVMAMLIIQSIMKNDTCISTADKVEVLFELIKGLIKDLDGTNVEELDEEDFQEEQNSVARLIHMLDNEEPEEMLKIIYVVRKHLMTGGPQRLPFTVPPLVFSAVRLVRQLEAQGGNIAGEDVPATLRKIFQILNQTIEALSSVPCPELALRLYLQCAEAASDCDLEPVAYEFFTQAFILYEEEIADSKAQVTAIHLIVGTLQRINVFGVENRDTLTHKATGYSARLLKKPDQCRAVYACSHLFWVDDPEGIKDGERVLLCLRRALRIANAAQQMVNATRGSSGPVTLFVEILNKYIYFFEKGNPHITPSDIQSLIELINTEMLSDNGNTTIHSDPFFSSTLRYIRFQKQKGGVMGEKYDSIKL; encoded by the exons atGAGGGCACTCGCCGGAGTAGAAGACGAGGAGAAGTGGCTGGCGGAAGGAATCGCCGGAATCCAGCACAACGCTTTCTTCATGCATCGGGCTTTG GACGCAAATAATCTCAGAGAAGTTCTCAAGTACTCCGCTCTGATGCTTTCGGAGCTCCGCACATCCAAGCTCTCTCCTCAGAAATATTACGATCTCT atatgcgAGCTTTCGATCAATTGAGGCAGCTGGAGATTTTCTTTAAAGATGAGAGTAGGCATGGATTACCCGTAGTTGATTTGTATGAGCTTGTTCAACATGCCGGCAACATATTGCCCAGGAT GTATCTGTTATGTACGGTAGGGTCTGTTTATATCAAAAGCAAGCAGGCTCCTTCTAAGGATGTTCTTAAGGATCTTGTGGAAATGTGTCGTGGTGTTCAACATCCCATTCGTGGGCTCTTTTTGAGGAGTTATCTTGCTCAAGTGAGCAGGGATAAATTACCTGAGATTGGCTCAGACTACGAAGG AGATGCTAATACTGTGATGGATGCAGTGGAATTTGTGCTACAAAATTTTACTGAGATGAATAAGCTCTGGGTTCGGATACAGCATCAG GGACCAGGTACTGTTCGAGAAAAGCAGGAGAAAGAGAGGAATGAACTTCGTGACCTT GTTGGAAAAAATCTGCATGTTCTAGGACAGATCGAAGGTGTTGACCTTGAGATGTACAAAGAGACTGTTCTTCCTAGGGTCTTAGAGCAG GTCGTCAACTGTAAAGATAAGCTGGCTCAGTATTATCTGATGGAGTGCATAATTCAAGTCTTTCCTGATGAGTACCATTTGCAGACTCTTGAGGCCTTATTGGCTGCTTGTACCCAACTGATG CCAACTGTTGACACCAAGATAGTGTTAACACAACTAATGGACCGGTTGTCAAACTATGCTGCCTCAAGTCCTGAT GTGTTACACGAATTTTTGCAAGTGGAAGCTTTTGCTAAATTGAGCAATGCAATTGGAAAG GTGATAGATACACAGCTTGAGATGCCTATTGTTGGAGCTATGACTCTGTTTGTCTCTCTTCTGACTTTTACTCTCCGG GTTCATCCTGATCGGCTTGACTATGTGGATCAAGTATTG GGTGCATGTGTAGTTAAGCTTTCCAGTGTGCCCAAGCTGGAGGACTCCCGTGCAATGAAACAAGTTGTTGCACTTCTGAGTGCTCCTTTAGAAAAATACAGTGACATAGTTACAGCTCTTACATTGTCAAATTATCCGCGTGTCATGGATCATCTTGATGATGGAACGAACAAAGTAATGGCAATGCTTATTATTCAAAGTATAATGAAAAATGATACATGTATATCAACTGCTGATAAG GTTGAGGTGCTGTTTGAATTGATTAAAGGACTTATAAAAGATTTGGATGGAACCAACGTGGAGGAG cTTGACGAGGAGGATTTCCAAGAGGAACAAAATTCAGTAGCCCGTCTCATACATATGCTTGATAATGAAGAACCAGAGGAGATGCTAAAG ATCATATATGTTGTGAGAAAGCATCTTATGACAGGAGGACCTCAACGCTTGCCTTTTACCGTTCCCCCGCTTGTTTTTTCTGCAGTTAGG CTGGTCAGGCAGCTAGAAGCCCAGGGTGGAAATATAGCAGGAGAAGATGTTCCAGCAACCCTAAGAAAgatttttcaaattctcaacCAG ACAATCGAAGCTCTTTCCTCAGTTCCATGTCCTGAACTGGCTCTAAGGCTCTACCTCCAATGCGCTGAG GCTGCAAGTGATTGTGATCTTGAGCCTGTTGCTTATGAGTTTTTTACCCAAGCATTTATATTATACGAGGAAGAAATCGCG GACTCAAAGGCACAGGTAACTGCGATTCATCTGATCGTAGGAACCTTGCAAAGGATCAATGTTTTTGGTGTTGAAAACAGAGACACCTTGACACATAAAGCAACCGGG TACTCAGCAAGGCTTTTAAAGAAGCCTGATCAATGTCGAGCGGTATATGCATGCTCTCACCTCTTTTGGGTCGATGATCCAGAGGGAATTAAAGATGGAGAAAG AGTTCTTCTGTGTTTAAGACGTGCACTGAGGATAGCTAACGCGGCTCAACAAATGGTTAATGCAACCAGAGGTAGCAGCGGACCAGTCACGCTGTTTGTAGAAATCTTGAACAA GTACATTTACTTCTTTGAGAAAGGGAATCCACATATCACTCCATCGGATATACAAAGCCTCATAGAGTTAATCAACACCGAGATGCTAAGCGACAACGGTAACACAACAATCCACTCAGATCCCTTCTTTTCAAGCACATTGCGTTACATAAGGTTTCAAAAACAGAAAGGTGGTGTGATGGGTGAGAAATATGACTCCATCAAGTTGTGA
- the LOC104751476 gene encoding vacuolar protein sorting-associated protein 35B isoform X3 encodes MRALAGVEDEEKWLAEGIAGIQHNAFFMHRALDANNLREVLKYSALMLSELRTSKLSPQKYYDLYMRAFDQLRQLEIFFKDESRHGLPVVDLYELVQHAGNILPRMYLLCTVGSVYIKSKQAPSKDVLKDLVEMCRGVQHPIRGLFLRSYLAQVSRDKLPEIGSDYEGDANTVMDAVEFVLQNFTEMNKLWVRIQHQGPGTVREKQEKERNELRDLVGKNLHVLGQIEGVDLEMYKETVLPRVLEQVVNCKDKLAQYYLMECIIQVFPDEYHLQTLEALLAACTQLMPTVDTKIVLTQLMDRLSNYAASSPDVLHEFLQVEAFAKLSNAIGKVIDTQLEMPIVGAMTLFVSLLTFTLRVHPDRLDYVDQVLGACVVKLSSVPKLEDSRAMKQVVALLSAPLEKYSDIVTALTLSNYPRVMDHLDDGTNKVMAMLIIQSIMKNDTCISTADKVEVLFELIKGLIKDLDGTNVEELDEEDFQEEQNSVARLIHMLDNEEPEEMLKIIYVVRKHLMTGGPQRLPFTVPPLVFSAVRLVRQLEAQGGNIAGEDVPATLRKIFQILNQTIEALSSVPCPELALRLYLQCAEAASDCDLEPVAYEFFTQAFILYEEEIADSKAQVTAIHLIVGTLQRINVFGVENRDTLTHKATGYSARLLKKPDQCRAVYACSHLFWVDDPEGIKDGERVLLCLRRALRIANAAQQMVNATRGSSGPVTLFVEILNKYIYFFEKGNPHITPSDIQSLIELINTEMLSDNGNTTIHSDPFFSSTLRYIRFQKQKGGVMGEKYDSIKL; translated from the exons atGAGGGCACTCGCCGGAGTAGAAGACGAGGAGAAGTGGCTGGCGGAAGGAATCGCCGGAATCCAGCACAACGCTTTCTTCATGCATCGGGCTTTG GACGCAAATAATCTCAGAGAAGTTCTCAAGTACTCCGCTCTGATGCTTTCGGAGCTCCGCACATCCAAGCTCTCTCCTCAGAAATATTACGATCTCT atatgcgAGCTTTCGATCAATTGAGGCAGCTGGAGATTTTCTTTAAAGATGAGAGTAGGCATGGATTACCCGTAGTTGATTTGTATGAGCTTGTTCAACATGCCGGCAACATATTGCCCAGGAT GTATCTGTTATGTACGGTAGGGTCTGTTTATATCAAAAGCAAGCAGGCTCCTTCTAAGGATGTTCTTAAGGATCTTGTGGAAATGTGTCGTGGTGTTCAACATCCCATTCGTGGGCTCTTTTTGAGGAGTTATCTTGCTCAAGTGAGCAGGGATAAATTACCTGAGATTGGCTCAGACTACGAAGG AGATGCTAATACTGTGATGGATGCAGTGGAATTTGTGCTACAAAATTTTACTGAGATGAATAAGCTCTGGGTTCGGATACAGCATCAG GGACCAGGTACTGTTCGAGAAAAGCAGGAGAAAGAGAGGAATGAACTTCGTGACCTT GTTGGAAAAAATCTGCATGTTCTAGGACAGATCGAAGGTGTTGACCTTGAGATGTACAAAGAGACTGTTCTTCCTAGGGTCTTAGAGCAG GTCGTCAACTGTAAAGATAAGCTGGCTCAGTATTATCTGATGGAGTGCATAATTCAAGTCTTTCCTGATGAGTACCATTTGCAGACTCTTGAGGCCTTATTGGCTGCTTGTACCCAACTGATG CCAACTGTTGACACCAAGATAGTGTTAACACAACTAATGGACCGGTTGTCAAACTATGCTGCCTCAAGTCCTGAT GTGTTACACGAATTTTTGCAAGTGGAAGCTTTTGCTAAATTGAGCAATGCAATTGGAAAG GTGATAGATACACAGCTTGAGATGCCTATTGTTGGAGCTATGACTCTGTTTGTCTCTCTTCTGACTTTTACTCTCCGGGTTCATCCTGATCGGCTTGACTATGTGGATCAAGTATTG GGTGCATGTGTAGTTAAGCTTTCCAGTGTGCCCAAGCTGGAGGACTCCCGTGCAATGAAACAAGTTGTTGCACTTCTGAGTGCTCCTTTAGAAAAATACAGTGACATAGTTACAGCTCTTACATTGTCAAATTATCCGCGTGTCATGGATCATCTTGATGATGGAACGAACAAAGTAATGGCAATGCTTATTATTCAAAGTATAATGAAAAATGATACATGTATATCAACTGCTGATAAG GTTGAGGTGCTGTTTGAATTGATTAAAGGACTTATAAAAGATTTGGATGGAACCAACGTGGAGGAG cTTGACGAGGAGGATTTCCAAGAGGAACAAAATTCAGTAGCCCGTCTCATACATATGCTTGATAATGAAGAACCAGAGGAGATGCTAAAG ATCATATATGTTGTGAGAAAGCATCTTATGACAGGAGGACCTCAACGCTTGCCTTTTACCGTTCCCCCGCTTGTTTTTTCTGCAGTTAGG CTGGTCAGGCAGCTAGAAGCCCAGGGTGGAAATATAGCAGGAGAAGATGTTCCAGCAACCCTAAGAAAgatttttcaaattctcaacCAG ACAATCGAAGCTCTTTCCTCAGTTCCATGTCCTGAACTGGCTCTAAGGCTCTACCTCCAATGCGCTGAG GCTGCAAGTGATTGTGATCTTGAGCCTGTTGCTTATGAGTTTTTTACCCAAGCATTTATATTATACGAGGAAGAAATCGCG GACTCAAAGGCACAGGTAACTGCGATTCATCTGATCGTAGGAACCTTGCAAAGGATCAATGTTTTTGGTGTTGAAAACAGAGACACCTTGACACATAAAGCAACCGGG TACTCAGCAAGGCTTTTAAAGAAGCCTGATCAATGTCGAGCGGTATATGCATGCTCTCACCTCTTTTGGGTCGATGATCCAGAGGGAATTAAAGATGGAGAAAG AGTTCTTCTGTGTTTAAGACGTGCACTGAGGATAGCTAACGCGGCTCAACAAATGGTTAATGCAACCAGAGGTAGCAGCGGACCAGTCACGCTGTTTGTAGAAATCTTGAACAA GTACATTTACTTCTTTGAGAAAGGGAATCCACATATCACTCCATCGGATATACAAAGCCTCATAGAGTTAATCAACACCGAGATGCTAAGCGACAACGGTAACACAACAATCCACTCAGATCCCTTCTTTTCAAGCACATTGCGTTACATAAGGTTTCAAAAACAGAAAGGTGGTGTGATGGGTGAGAAATATGACTCCATCAAGTTGTGA
- the LOC104751476 gene encoding vacuolar protein sorting-associated protein 35B isoform X2, producing the protein MRALAGVEDEEKWLAEGIAGIQHNAFFMHRALDANNLREVLKYSALMLSELRTSKLSPQKYYDLYMRAFDQLRQLEIFFKDESRHGLPVVDLYELVQHAGNILPRMYLLCTVGSVYIKSKQAPSKDVLKDLVEMCRGVQHPIRGLFLRSYLAQVSRDKLPEIGSDYEGDANTVMDAVEFVLQNFTEMNKLWVRIQHQGPGTVREKQEKERNELRDLVGKNLHVLGQIEGVDLEMYKETVLPRVLEQVVNCKDKLAQYYLMECIIQVFPDEYHLQTLEALLAACTQLMPTVDTKIVLTQLMDRLSNYAASSPDVLHEFLQVEAFAKLSNAIGKVIDTQLEMPIVGAMTLFVSLLTFTLRVHPDRLDYVDQVLGACVVKLSSVPKLEDSRAMKQVVALLSAPLEKYSDIVTALTLSNYPRVMDHLDDGTNKVMAMLIIQSIMKNDSCISTADKVEVLFELIKGLIKDLDGTNVEELDEEDFQEEQNSVARLIHMLDNEEPEEMLKIIYVVRKHLMTGGPQRLPFTVPPLVFSAVRLVRQLEAQGGNIAGEDVPATLRKIFQILNQTIEALSSVPCPELALRLYLQCAEAASDCDLEPVAYEFFTQAFILYEEEIADSKAQVTAIHLIVGTLQRINVFGVENRDTLTHKATGYSARLLKKPDQCRAVYACSHLFWVDDPEGIKDGERVLLCLRRALRIANAAQQMVNATRGSSGPVTLFVEILNKYIYFFEKGNPHITPSDIQSLIELINTEMLSDNGNTTIHSDPFFSSTLRYIRFQKQKGGVMGEKYDSIKL; encoded by the exons atGAGGGCACTCGCCGGAGTAGAAGACGAGGAGAAGTGGCTGGCGGAAGGAATCGCCGGAATCCAGCACAACGCTTTCTTCATGCATCGGGCTTTG GACGCAAATAATCTCAGAGAAGTTCTCAAGTACTCCGCTCTGATGCTTTCGGAGCTCCGCACATCCAAGCTCTCTCCTCAGAAATATTACGATCTCT atatgcgAGCTTTCGATCAATTGAGGCAGCTGGAGATTTTCTTTAAAGATGAGAGTAGGCATGGATTACCCGTAGTTGATTTGTATGAGCTTGTTCAACATGCCGGCAACATATTGCCCAGGAT GTATCTGTTATGTACGGTAGGGTCTGTTTATATCAAAAGCAAGCAGGCTCCTTCTAAGGATGTTCTTAAGGATCTTGTGGAAATGTGTCGTGGTGTTCAACATCCCATTCGTGGGCTCTTTTTGAGGAGTTATCTTGCTCAAGTGAGCAGGGATAAATTACCTGAGATTGGCTCAGACTACGAAGG AGATGCTAATACTGTGATGGATGCAGTGGAATTTGTGCTACAAAATTTTACTGAGATGAATAAGCTCTGGGTTCGGATACAGCATCAG GGACCAGGTACTGTTCGAGAAAAGCAGGAGAAAGAGAGGAATGAACTTCGTGACCTT GTTGGAAAAAATCTGCATGTTCTAGGACAGATCGAAGGTGTTGACCTTGAGATGTACAAAGAGACTGTTCTTCCTAGGGTCTTAGAGCAG GTCGTCAACTGTAAAGATAAGCTGGCTCAGTATTATCTGATGGAGTGCATAATTCAAGTCTTTCCTGATGAGTACCATTTGCAGACTCTTGAGGCCTTATTGGCTGCTTGTACCCAACTGATG CCAACTGTTGACACCAAGATAGTGTTAACACAACTAATGGACCGGTTGTCAAACTATGCTGCCTCAAGTCCTGAT GTGTTACACGAATTTTTGCAAGTGGAAGCTTTTGCTAAATTGAGCAATGCAATTGGAAAG GTGATAGATACACAGCTTGAGATGCCTATTGTTGGAGCTATGACTCTGTTTGTCTCTCTTCTGACTTTTACTCTCCGGGTTCATCCTGATCGGCTTGACTATGTGGATCAAGTATTG GGTGCATGTGTAGTTAAGCTTTCCAGCGTGCCCAAGCTGGAGGACTCCCGTGCAATGAAACAAGTTGTTGCACTTCTGAGTGCTCCTTTAGAAAAATACAGTGACATAGTTACAGCTCTTACATTGTCAAATTATCCGCGTGTCATGGATCATCTTGATGATGGAACGAACAAAGTAATGGCAATGCTTATTATTCAAAGTATAATGAAAAATGATTCATGTATATCAACTGCTGATAAG GTTGAGGTGCTGTTTGAATTGATTAAAGGACTTATAAAAGATTTGGATGGAACCAACGTGGAGGAG cTTGACGAGGAGGATTTCCAAGAGGAACAAAATTCAGTAGCCCGTCTCATACATATGCTTGATAATGAAGAACCAGAGGAGATGCTAAAG ATCATATATGTTGTGAGAAAGCATCTTATGACAGGAGGACCTCAACGCTTGCCTTTTACCGTTCCCCCGCTTGTTTTTTCTGCAGTTAGG CTGGTCAGGCAGCTAGAAGCCCAGGGTGGAAATATAGCAGGAGAAGATGTTCCAGCAACCCTAAGAAAgatttttcaaattctcaacCAG ACAATCGAAGCTCTTTCCTCAGTTCCATGTCCTGAACTGGCTCTAAGGCTCTACCTCCAATGCGCTGAG GCTGCAAGTGATTGTGATCTTGAGCCTGTTGCTTATGAGTTTTTTACCCAAGCATTTATATTATACGAGGAAGAAATCGCG GACTCAAAGGCACAGGTAACTGCGATTCATCTGATCGTAGGAACCTTGCAAAGGATCAATGTTTTTGGTGTTGAAAACAGAGACACCTTGACACATAAAGCAACCGGG TACTCAGCAAGGCTTTTAAAGAAGCCTGATCAATGTCGAGCGGTATATGCATGCTCTCACCTCTTTTGGGTCGATGATCCAGAGGGAATTAAAGATGGAGAAAG AGTTCTTCTGTGTTTAAGACGTGCACTGAGGATAGCTAACGCGGCTCAACAAATGGTTAATGCAACCAGAGGTAGCAGCGGACCAGTCACGCTGTTTGTAGAAATCTTGAACAA GTACATTTACTTCTTTGAGAAAGGGAATCCACATATCACTCCATCGGATATACAAAGCCTCATAGAGTTAATCAACACCGAGATGCTAAGCGACAACGGTAACACAACAATCCACTCAGATCCCTTCTTTTCAAGCACATTGCGTTACATAAGGTTTCAAAAACAGAAAGGTGGTGTGATGGGTGAGAAATATGACTCCATCAAGTTGTGA
- the LOC104751477 gene encoding uncharacterized protein LOC104751477 yields the protein MQGVQDDLSLSLSITPANRTVSQKPPVMPLGLVAPYHQQAFDVNHMLQNQMTRELCTQLRSLEERAVFFMKLKDKAIEDMRKHSVEMDICLRKALSEAEFWRKTSVEKSDLCKDLAGRLLKARKRERAMIGIDENNAAEEAESSTGENGDDVFDTARTRLCKRRRL from the exons ATGCAAGGAGTTCAAGACGACTTGTCTCTGTCTTTGAGTATCACACCAGCCAATCGAACAGTGTCACAGAAACCCCCAGTGATGCCTCTAGGCTTGGTTGCTCCTTATCATCAACAAGCATTTGACGTCAACCATATGTTACAG AACCAGATGACAAGAGAACTGTGTACTCAACTAAGGAGTCTGGAGGAAAGAGCCGTCTTTTTCATGAAACTTAAAGACAAAGCTATCGAAGACATGAGGAAACATTCTGTTGAAATGGATATTTGTCTTAGAAAAGCATTATCAGAAGCCGAATTCTGGAGGAAAACGTCGGTTGAGAAATCGGACTTGTGCAAAGATCTCGCGGGAAGGCTTTTGAaagcgagaaagagagagagggcgATGATAGGTATTGACGAGAATAATGCGGCAGAGGAGGCTGAATCGTCCACTGGTGAAAATGGAGATGATGTTTTCGACACAGCAAGGACCCGTTTGTGCAAACGTCGTCGTCTTTAA
- the LOC104751481 gene encoding GDSL esterase/lipase EXL1 has product MVGEERTQFIIKNSLFVVICGSNDIANDFFALPPVQLHYTVASFTALMADNARSFAQTLYGYGARRILVFGAPPIGCVPSQRTVAGGPTRDCVARFNDASKLFNSKLSANIDALSTTLQDPTIIYIDIYSPLLDLILSPQQYGFKVGDKGCCGTGLIEVTALCNNYTAAVCPIRSDYVFWDSFHPTEKAYRIIVAKLFDKYFDRFF; this is encoded by the exons ATGGTTGGAGAAGAGAGGACACAGTTCATAATTAAGAATAGCTTGTTCGTTGTTATATGTGGTAGTAACGATATCGCCAACGACTTCTTTGCTCTCCCTCCGGTTCAGCTCCATTACACCGTCGCTTCTTTCACCGCTCTTATGGCCGACAACGCTCGCTCGTTTGCTCAG ACACTCTATGGATATGGAGCTAGAAGAATACTTGTATTTGGTGCACCACCAATAGGATGTGTACCTTCACAGAGAACCGTAGCAGGAGGACCTACAAGAGATTGTGTTGCAAGGTTTAATGATGCATCAAAACTTTTCAACTCTAAGCTCTCAGCAAATATTGATGCCTTGTCAACAACTCTACAAGACCCGACAATAATCTATATTGACATCTACAGTCCTCTTCTTGATCTCATTTTAAGCCCTCAACAATATG GATTTAAGGTGGGCGATAAAGGATGTTGCGGAACCGGCCTAATAGAAGTTACTGCGCTTTGCAACAACTATACAGCTGCTGTGTGTCCCATAAGATCTGATTATGTGTTTTGGGACAGTTTTCATCCCACTGAAAAAGCTTACAGAATTATAGTTGCAAaactttttgataaatatttcgACAGATTCTTCTAA